In Brassica napus cultivar Da-Ae chromosome A3, Da-Ae, whole genome shotgun sequence, the sequence ATTGTTGTTTGGTACTTAGTACCGATTAAGTTGCTTCAACATGTCTAGGTTGGTTTATGTGATTTGTGTCTTACCTAGAACACCAAAGAGTATTGTTAAGACGGCTACTGAAACTgccatttttaatatgtttttttttttaatatgttaaatGTATGATCGATGTTGATTGAGAATAGTGTTTATATAGGGAGGAGAATTAAGTGTATCAGCTTGCAAAATGCGTCTGTGAGAGTGAGAGAAGAGAACAAAAGATGGGATTTAGATAGTGGGCAAAAAGAATCAGAGAGCTTTAATTTATCTCTACTTTACATTTGTTTACTTCATGccacaaagtttttttttactttagtttGTTTTTCCTTCTACACTAGCAGACAAGTCAAACCAACTATTTTTACATGTATCCAACACTGAACACTTAAGAACACGAGGATTGATTACCTTACCATAAGAACAACTAGATTTAATGTTTCTGATGAAATTATGTCGGTCTGATTCTAGTAGTTGAATCCTAGTGCGCGGTTTTAAGACAAGTGAAGAACCGGAACCAGAAAGTGATTGCAGACATTAGGGTTCTTATGGGAGTAGTACTAAGAACTTGTGATTGAAGCAAAAGTAACATGGAGCTATTAACCATCAAACTAAACTTTCCTACAATGTAAATTACTGAAACAACAAAAGAGAAGAAGTgatgtaaaataaaaacaatttcttttCAGGTTTAAGGCAAAAGCCAAATCCAAACACAACCACCATTTTTCAAGGATGGGTGCAGTTGCAAAAGAGCATAAGGCTTTGGTAGCTCCCCCATGAACCAGGAAACAGAGTAATGAGACAAGTTGAAACCCCAAAACGCCCCCAAAAAGAGAAACCAGTTTCACAGAATAATGAATGTATAAGACAGAGATGTAAGTTTTTGTTTAGCTAAAATGAGGTATCaatagagaagaaaaagaaaaggtttaTCGAGAAAAGGCAGCCTCTCTCTcacttggtgctgctgctgcttTCACTAGACCTACCAAAGTTTGAGCCATTGCCAATGTCAAGCCCCTGTAAGCTGCCAAGATGGTCTTCCTCCGCATAGGAATGAGATTGACCAGAGGCGTTGGAAGTAGCATGATGCATAAGCGGAGGGTTTTGGTTGTTGTTTGGCTGGAAGTGATGAAACTGAGGAGTCATTTGTTGCATGTTCTGAGCATCAGCTTGTTGCTGAAAGAATGCTTGCTGTTGAGAGTATTGCATGCGAGCCATTTGGAGGTTATAAGCATCAGAGTGTGAGACTTGTCCCGCTGCTGCGAACCTCATCATCTCGGACTCCCTTTTCATTTTGTCGTTCAGCGCTGCGTAAGGGAAAGAATCATCAGATAAAATTGACCTTTGAAACCGAAACAGAAAAATGAGGAGGATGAGAAGAAGGATTAACATACCATCATGCAACTTGGCTTTTTGTTCCACCATCTGTATTTGAAGCTTGAGCTTTGTGTTCTCAGATAACAACCCATCTATGTCTCCCTGCAAGAAGCAAGTTAATTATTAGGCAGCAAGCAGAAGGGAAATTATCACAGCAAGTGGAGCGTGTAATAAGAAGATACATTGATCAAAGACAGGTATGCAGAACGGGTAGCATATTCAGCTTGCAAGGCCTGGACTCTCTTCTCGAGCTGCATTATGTACCGAgtctttctctcttttgaaCGAGCTGCAGATTGTCGGTTAGACATTATCCTGCAAACCATACACGATTAGCTACTGGAAGCAAATTATCAATCAATAGAGAATGCTGAATGTTTCCACTCTAATGTTCACAACAGCATTTATAAGACTTGAATCATCAATTAGACTACCAAAATGATATGTTATAAGACTTGAATCATCAATTAGAATCTCTAACCAAACAATATTGAACCGACGAATCAAACAAAAAGCTGGGGGCCATCACATCATTTATGAATTGCAATAAAAAATTCGACTTGAGATTTTAATCAGACAAAAGCATACTAATGGGACCCTCATGGTCTCTCTCAAACAAAAAGCAGCATAGTAGAAGCTAACAACTATATTTCAGTTATCACTGAGATTCAAGAATCAGAGTCAAAGAACATTGATGTAATAACCAAAGACCACTACAAGGAAATGTTATAAGACTTGAAACTTATTCAAGCCATACAAAAAGTaccaaacacaaataaaaatatataatataatacttATGGGACCCTCATAGTCTCTCTCATCCAAAAAGACGTAGCAAATCAAGCATACTAGAAGCTAACTAAATTTCAGTTAATTATCGTTGAGATTCGAGAATCAGAGTCAAACAAAAGTGATGTAACTCATCACACATCACATCAACATCAAaagatataatattattaaaaaaaacaccttTTTCCCGTAAATTGTTAAACAAGACATGTCAGCTATAGTCTTAACAAGAACCAGACGTCATCAAATCATTATCACAATTCACAAGAAACGAGCAAAAAAAGACGAAACCTTTTAGCTTTCTTGGGATCAACAACCCAAAGCTCAGCGAGTTGCTCAGGAGTCATAGCTTTCCTAGCCTCTATCGACTCCAAACTCGAAGACCCATCAACTGAGACACTATGCCT encodes:
- the LOC106443571 gene encoding bZIP transcription factor 18, translated to MDHDPSNAKPNQHPPLTNPSPTSFRGPNHRRAHSEDQFRLPEDLDFSETFSGFYDLGSEDDLFCSYMDVENLGSGLGPGNDNPFPAENGGGGGREEEGGRERPRHRHSVSVDGSSSLESIEARKAMTPEQLAELWVVDPKKAKRIMSNRQSAARSKERKTRYIMQLEKRVQALQAEYATRSAYLSLINGDIDGLLSENTKLKLQIQMVEQKAKLHDALNDKMKRESEMMRFAAAGQVSHSDAYNLQMARMQYSQQQAFFQQQADAQNMQQMTPQFHHFQPNNNQNPPLMHHATSNASGQSHSYAEEDHLGSLQGLDIGNGSNFGRSSESSSSTK